CGCCGAAGCGCGCCTGTTCGAATACTGGTCGCACGAAGCGTGTTTCCTGCCCGTCGAGCAGTTCGGCCTGATGCGCTACAAGATGCTCGATCCGTCCGGAATGGGCTGGAAGTACGCGGCCGAATGGCACGAGCAGAACCGTCCCGACATCGAGCGACTGCTCGCGCGGATTCGCGAGGAAGGCCCGGTGCGATCGGCCGATTTCGCGCGCGAGGATGGCGCGAAAGGCAACGGATGGTGGGATCGCAAGCCCGAGAAGCGTCACCTGGAAGTGCTGTTCACGACGGGCGACCTGATGGTGTCGGAGCGCCGCAATTTCCAGCGCGTGTACGACGTGCGCGAGCGCGTGCTGCCCGGCTGGGACGACACGCGCGACCTGCCGCCGCGCGACGCCGTGCTGCCCGCACTGCTCGACTACACGTGCCGCGCGCTCGGCGTCGTACGCGCGGACTGGGTGGCCGACTACTACCGGCTGCCGCGCCGTTCGTACCATGCGGAGCTGGAACGGCTCGCGGAAGCCGGCGACCTGATTCCGGTGACGATCGCCGACTGGAAGGAGCCGGCCTACGTGCATCGCTCGCTCGAAGCGTTGCTGCCGGCCGCCGAGGCCGACACGCTGCGCTCGACGGTCACGACACTGCTGTCGCCGTTCGATCCGGTCGTATGGGATCGGCGGCGCGCATCGATGCTGTTCGGTTTCGATTACACGATCGAGTGCTATACGCCGGAGCACAAGCGGCGCTACGGCTATTTCTGCCTGCCCGTGCTGCATCGCGGCCGGCTGGTCGGCCGCGTCGATGCCAAAGCGCATCGCGCGCTCGGAACGTTCGAACTGAAGGCCGTGCATGTCGAGCCGGGCGTGCGGTTCGGCACGGGGCTCGCGGCCGACGTGGCGAAGGCCGTGAAGAAACTCGCGGCATGGCACGGCACGCCGGAGGTGACGGTCGCGCACGCGCCGCCGGAGCTGGTGAAGGCGCTGGCCGGCGCGTGACGTTCGCGCGGCCGGCTCATGCGGCCGGCCGCACGCGGATCAGTCGCGCAACTTGCGAAAACGCGGCGTGCCGTCTTCGAGGTTGCCGTTGAACATCGCTTCCGGGCGCACCCACAGCCCGCGCGCATGCGGCCACAGATGCTCGTACACGACGACCGATTCCTCGGTTTCGGAATGGCGGGCAACGCCGATGTAGCGATACAGCCCGCCCTTGTAATGACGATGCGTGGCGAGCTGTTCGGCTTCCTGTTCGGTCATGATGTGCTTCTCTTCGGCAAAAACGGAAAGCGCATATTGTATGCGCTGCGCCGCGCGTCAGCGTTTCGCGTAGATGTCGGGACGGCGGATCTCCATCAGCCGCTCGGGGTTCGCGGACGGCCCGAAGCCGACCGGCCGGTACAGTTCGTGCGCATCGGTCGTCACGAGCATGATGCGGCGCAGGCGCTGCACCATCTCCTGCGCGAACACGTAATCGATCAGCGCGCGACCGTAGCCGTTGCCGCGTTCGGCCGGCAGCACGAACACGTCGCAGAGGTAGGCGAAGGTCGCGTGATCGGTGACGAGTCGCGCGAACCCGACGAGCCGGTCGCCGACATACGCGCCGAAGCACAGCGAACCCTCGATCGCACGCTCGACCACATCGCGCGGAATGCCCTGCGACCAGTACGCGTCGCGGTGCAGGAAATCGAAGATCGCGTCGATGTCGAGTTCGCGCTTGTCGGTGGAAAATCTCAGCGTGGCGGGGGTGGCAGCGGGCACGTCTGTTCTCCGGTTGGGGGCGGAAGGCGGAGCATCGACGATACCGCGCGGCGCGGCGGGCTACAAGCGGCGGCTGGAGGCTGTGACGCATTGGATGTGGCCTCTCTTGGCAGCCGATGACATGCAACCACGACTGACGATCGGCCAACCTGTACGACAACCCGTACATATCCTGCAGGCGATGCTATACTTGTACGGTTATATGTACAAGTGAGGCACATCATGCGCACGATTCATTTTTCGGATGCCCGGGGCAATCTGAAGACTGTCATCGACCAGGTCGTCGACGATGCGGACGTGACGCTCATCACACGTCGTGATGCGCCGAACGCGGTGATCATGTCGCAGGACTACTACGACAGCCTGATGGAGACGGTTCACCTGCTGCGCTCGCCGGCCAACGTTGCCCATCTCGAGCGCTCGATCGCGCAACTGCGCAAAGGCAAGGCGAAGGAACGCAAGCTCG
The sequence above is drawn from the Burkholderia stabilis genome and encodes:
- a CDS encoding winged helix-turn-helix domain-containing protein codes for the protein MLTLSPAAARALHLAAQGLLTPPRRKATKADVLDTIRRMAQLQIDTIHVVARSPYLVLFSRLGDFSPKWLDEHLAEARLFEYWSHEACFLPVEQFGLMRYKMLDPSGMGWKYAAEWHEQNRPDIERLLARIREEGPVRSADFAREDGAKGNGWWDRKPEKRHLEVLFTTGDLMVSERRNFQRVYDVRERVLPGWDDTRDLPPRDAVLPALLDYTCRALGVVRADWVADYYRLPRRSYHAELERLAEAGDLIPVTIADWKEPAYVHRSLEALLPAAEADTLRSTVTTLLSPFDPVVWDRRRASMLFGFDYTIECYTPEHKRRYGYFCLPVLHRGRLVGRVDAKAHRALGTFELKAVHVEPGVRFGTGLAADVAKAVKKLAAWHGTPEVTVAHAPPELVKALAGA
- a CDS encoding DUF1653 domain-containing protein, which encodes MTEQEAEQLATHRHYKGGLYRYIGVARHSETEESVVVYEHLWPHARGLWVRPEAMFNGNLEDGTPRFRKLRD
- a CDS encoding GNAT family N-acetyltransferase; the encoded protein is MPAATPATLRFSTDKRELDIDAIFDFLHRDAYWSQGIPRDVVERAIEGSLCFGAYVGDRLVGFARLVTDHATFAYLCDVFVLPAERGNGYGRALIDYVFAQEMVQRLRRIMLVTTDAHELYRPVGFGPSANPERLMEIRRPDIYAKR
- a CDS encoding type II toxin-antitoxin system Phd/YefM family antitoxin, encoding MRTIHFSDARGNLKTVIDQVVDDADVTLITRRDAPNAVIMSQDYYDSLMETVHLLRSPANVAHLERSIAQLRKGKAKERKLAEDDE